In Persicimonas caeni, a single window of DNA contains:
- a CDS encoding carbohydrate kinase family protein, whose protein sequence is MRVLSVGSCTLDHLGVVERFAEPNLKAEMSKFSVQGGGCAATAIAALARWGVETKFIGKVGNDPRGKLIESTLADEGVDTSDMIHEEGAISQFRFVLIESGSGRKQTVYTRGSVSGLEPDEIDVSVLDDVDLLLVDGKQKAAQLELMREAKKRGITVMFEANRSQRDAAELVANADCLVASERFASQFAGVGRLESLCRALLDRGPCRVIVTMGDEGVVGMDADAQEMIRQEAHPVDVVDTTGAGDIFLGALAYGLLHEWDFAHMIEFANKAAALSCTDIGGRSAIFSIAEIQES, encoded by the coding sequence ATGCGTGTACTGAGTGTTGGAAGTTGTACTCTCGACCACCTTGGGGTCGTCGAACGGTTCGCCGAGCCGAACCTCAAAGCCGAAATGTCGAAGTTTAGCGTCCAGGGCGGCGGATGTGCGGCCACCGCCATCGCCGCGTTAGCGCGTTGGGGCGTGGAGACCAAGTTCATCGGCAAGGTCGGCAACGACCCGCGCGGCAAGCTCATCGAGTCGACGCTGGCCGACGAGGGCGTCGACACCAGCGACATGATTCACGAGGAAGGCGCCATCAGCCAGTTTCGCTTCGTGCTCATCGAGAGCGGAAGCGGACGCAAGCAGACGGTCTACACGCGCGGCAGTGTCTCGGGGCTCGAGCCCGACGAGATCGACGTGTCGGTGCTCGACGACGTCGACCTGCTGCTCGTCGACGGCAAACAGAAGGCCGCGCAGCTCGAGCTGATGCGCGAGGCGAAGAAGCGCGGCATCACCGTGATGTTCGAGGCGAACCGCAGCCAGCGCGACGCCGCCGAGTTGGTGGCCAACGCCGACTGTCTGGTCGCCTCGGAGCGCTTTGCCAGCCAATTCGCCGGCGTCGGCCGGCTCGAGAGCCTGTGCCGAGCGCTGCTCGACCGCGGGCCGTGCCGCGTGATTGTGACGATGGGAGATGAGGGCGTGGTCGGCATGGACGCCGACGCCCAGGAGATGATCCGCCAGGAAGCCCACCCGGTCGATGTCGTCGACACCACCGGGGCAGGCGATATCTTCTTGGGCGCGCTCGCCTACGGACTGCTCCACGAGTGGGACTTCGCCCACATGATCGAGTTCGCCAACAAAGCAGCGGCGCTCTCCTGCACGGATATCGGCGGGAGAAGCGCCATCTTTTCGATCGCGGAGATTCAGGAGAGCTAG
- a CDS encoding PHP domain-containing protein, which translates to MLVDIHGKSALSPDVNLSLEDVVVQAKSCGIGAIAFCERLSTNLCEDAIAIGRSHDITIFIGVEIPTDKGILLGFVPEIDGFYLGEEWRRLADVTAPPAEAVLDLFDSRGGAVIAARPYDLDIPFNMGDHVFTFDKLSAVEVFNSRVGEIQQDFAMEAASFMEVSSVGGSDPTDSLAAVGKYATFFEDDLATQRDFVDALKNAEYWAVKLGE; encoded by the coding sequence ATGCTTGTAGACATCCACGGTAAATCCGCCCTCTCTCCCGACGTCAACCTCTCCCTCGAAGATGTCGTCGTGCAGGCCAAGTCCTGCGGCATCGGCGCCATCGCCTTCTGCGAGCGGCTGTCGACCAACCTCTGCGAAGACGCCATCGCCATCGGCCGAAGCCACGACATCACCATCTTTATCGGCGTGGAGATCCCCACCGACAAAGGTATTTTGTTGGGGTTCGTGCCCGAGATCGACGGGTTTTATCTGGGCGAAGAGTGGCGACGTCTGGCCGACGTGACCGCCCCGCCCGCCGAGGCGGTCCTCGACCTGTTCGACAGCCGAGGCGGCGCGGTCATCGCCGCGCGCCCCTACGACCTGGACATCCCCTTCAACATGGGCGACCACGTCTTCACCTTCGATAAATTGTCGGCGGTGGAGGTGTTCAACTCGCGCGTGGGCGAGATCCAGCAAGACTTCGCCATGGAGGCAGCTTCCTTTATGGAGGTCTCGTCGGTTGGCGGAAGCGACCCGACCGATTCGCTCGCCGCGGTGGGCAAATACGCGACCTTCTTCGAGGACGACCTGGCCACCCAGCGAGACTTCGTCGACGCGCTCAAGAACGCCGAGTACTGGGCGGTCAAGCTGGGCGAATAA
- a CDS encoding efflux RND transporter permease subunit, whose product MYAWLADRIIEYRHWILAVMAGLAALFATTVPELGFDFTPQQMFQSTSSANEYREQFAERFGREDNLVTIAVDGEDVFRPDVLETMRDLTVDLRRVDSIKNAESIATFEIPRAGESAGTMTIEPILSQTTGSPGEIRPEEAKNLQQLALSEPLVRGRLVSNEGDMALVVAWIRDDLQDAGELAEAVEDIETELEAHPLPDGYEYLTSGVPTLRAEIVDQLRTEQLTFLPLTGVIYLFILIWLFRRVSGVALPLLTVLLAVLATVALMVWTGSPINIVNNVLPSLIFVIGISDSIHMLTRDAEEIEAGESRIAAVKSTIRHTGLACLLTSCTTSVGFVSLLAADSDILQNFGWQAAAGVMFAYAATLLFLPAALSYLKPVKRKKVDESDKLHGGALLERFLVSSGEHLLRHAKAVVVLGLLVTTGFAALAYKVEIDTTLLEVFHEEHPSYRTSELIEDNLGGYLPVEVSLEAQAKDRFKDPEVYAKMAEFQDFARQQPEVLSTQSIVDFHQAARAALIGDPAEREKMPDSRAQVEQLHLLIAGAPDEPAGVNKFVTSDFRNARVLVRVSDVGAKAQLDLAKRLQAKLDALLSDVDDVDYRLTGDAYVASVALDSFIRDLFYSLLVAIVIIFGMMTIVFRSIKLGLISMIPNTIPLVMTFGYMGLMGINLNTTTIIIFAISLGLAVDDTIHFLARFREELDRRDNIRDTILYTYYGAGRAILLTSVLLVIGLSVVLISDFVPTRQFGILTSITIGGAVFGDLILLPSLLYLLYGGKEEE is encoded by the coding sequence ATGTACGCCTGGCTCGCAGACCGCATCATCGAGTACCGCCACTGGATCCTCGCCGTCATGGCGGGGCTGGCGGCGCTCTTCGCCACCACCGTTCCCGAGCTGGGCTTCGACTTTACGCCCCAGCAGATGTTCCAGTCGACCTCGTCGGCCAACGAATATCGCGAACAATTCGCCGAGCGCTTCGGGCGTGAGGACAACCTCGTCACCATCGCCGTCGACGGAGAAGACGTCTTCCGTCCCGACGTGCTCGAGACGATGCGCGACCTGACCGTCGACCTTCGACGTGTCGACTCTATCAAAAACGCCGAATCTATCGCCACCTTCGAGATTCCGAGGGCCGGCGAGTCCGCGGGAACGATGACGATCGAGCCGATCTTGTCCCAAACAACGGGATCGCCTGGCGAGATTCGTCCCGAGGAAGCCAAAAACCTTCAACAGCTCGCGCTCTCCGAGCCGCTCGTCCGTGGCCGGTTGGTCAGTAACGAGGGCGACATGGCGCTGGTGGTCGCCTGGATTCGCGACGACCTGCAGGACGCCGGCGAACTCGCCGAGGCCGTCGAAGACATCGAAACCGAGCTCGAAGCCCATCCGCTGCCCGACGGCTACGAGTACCTGACCAGCGGCGTGCCCACGCTGCGCGCCGAGATCGTCGACCAATTGCGCACCGAGCAGCTCACCTTCTTGCCGCTCACGGGCGTCATCTACCTCTTTATCTTGATCTGGCTCTTCCGGCGTGTCTCGGGGGTCGCCTTGCCCCTGCTCACCGTCCTCCTCGCCGTCCTCGCCACCGTCGCCCTGATGGTGTGGACCGGCTCGCCCATCAACATCGTCAACAACGTGCTGCCGAGCCTCATCTTCGTCATCGGGATCAGCGATAGCATCCATATGCTGACGCGCGACGCCGAGGAGATCGAGGCGGGCGAAAGCCGCATCGCCGCGGTCAAATCGACGATCCGCCACACCGGCCTCGCCTGCCTGCTCACAAGCTGCACCACCTCCGTCGGCTTCGTCAGCCTCTTGGCCGCCGACTCCGACATTCTGCAGAATTTCGGCTGGCAAGCCGCCGCCGGCGTCATGTTCGCCTATGCCGCGACGCTCCTCTTTTTGCCGGCGGCGCTGTCGTATCTGAAGCCGGTCAAACGCAAAAAGGTCGACGAGAGCGACAAACTCCACGGCGGCGCCCTGCTCGAGCGCTTCCTGGTCAGCTCCGGCGAGCACTTGTTGCGCCACGCCAAGGCCGTGGTCGTGTTGGGGCTGCTGGTCACCACCGGCTTCGCCGCCCTCGCCTATAAGGTCGAGATCGACACCACGCTGCTCGAGGTCTTCCACGAGGAGCACCCGAGCTACAGGACGAGCGAGCTCATCGAAGACAACCTGGGCGGCTACCTTCCCGTCGAAGTGAGCCTCGAGGCGCAGGCCAAGGATCGCTTCAAGGATCCGGAAGTCTACGCCAAGATGGCCGAATTTCAGGACTTCGCCCGCCAGCAGCCCGAAGTCTTGTCGACCCAGAGCATCGTCGACTTCCACCAGGCCGCCCGCGCAGCGCTCATCGGCGACCCGGCCGAGCGCGAGAAGATGCCTGACTCCCGCGCCCAGGTCGAGCAGCTGCACCTGCTCATCGCCGGCGCCCCCGACGAGCCCGCGGGGGTCAACAAGTTCGTCACCTCCGACTTCCGCAACGCCCGGGTCCTCGTGCGTGTCTCCGACGTGGGCGCCAAGGCCCAACTCGACCTCGCCAAGCGCCTCCAAGCCAAGCTCGACGCGCTCTTGAGCGACGTCGACGACGTCGACTACCGGCTCACCGGCGACGCCTACGTCGCCTCGGTCGCCCTCGACTCGTTCATCCGCGACCTCTTCTACAGCCTGCTCGTCGCCATCGTCATCATCTTCGGCATGATGACCATCGTGTTCCGCTCGATAAAGCTCGGCCTCATCAGCATGATCCCGAATACGATCCCGCTGGTGATGACCTTCGGCTACATGGGCCTGATGGGCATCAACCTGAACACCACCACGATCATCATCTTCGCCATCAGCCTCGGGCTCGCCGTCGACGATACGATCCACTTCCTGGCGCGCTTCCGCGAAGAGCTCGACCGCCGCGACAATATCCGCGACACGATCCTGTACACCTACTACGGCGCCGGACGTGCCATCCTGCTGACGAGCGTCTTGCTGGTGATTGGTCTGTCGGTGGTGCTGATCAGCGACTTCGTGCCGACTCGGCAATTCGGGATTCTCACGTCGATTACGATTGGCGGGGCGGTCTTCGGCGACCTGATTCTGCTGCCGAGTCTGCTGTACTTGCTTTACGGGGGGAAGGAGGAGGAGTGA
- a CDS encoding FxsA family protein, translated as MLAKLLLLFTIIPIVELAILIPLGQWMGLVPTVALVVVTGVLGAVLAKRQGLAAWNRLHGDLGEGRLPGDSLLDGLAVLIAGAFLVTPGVLTDIAGMVLLIPPLRKPLKHYLKKRFKRSLESGSVTYINFEGPFAQNPFDQASPFDQSSAYDDGEVIDVTPDESETHESDRRRMN; from the coding sequence GTGCTTGCCAAATTGCTGTTGCTCTTTACGATCATCCCGATCGTCGAACTGGCGATCCTTATCCCGCTCGGACAGTGGATGGGGTTGGTGCCCACCGTGGCCCTCGTGGTGGTGACCGGAGTGTTGGGCGCGGTGTTGGCCAAGCGACAGGGGCTCGCCGCCTGGAATCGCCTGCACGGCGATCTCGGCGAGGGGCGCCTGCCCGGCGACTCCCTCTTGGACGGGCTGGCGGTGCTCATCGCCGGCGCATTTCTGGTTACCCCCGGCGTGCTCACCGACATCGCCGGCATGGTGCTCCTGATTCCGCCGCTTCGAAAGCCGCTCAAGCATTACCTCAAGAAGCGTTTCAAACGCTCCTTGGAATCGGGCTCCGTGACTTATATCAACTTCGAGGGGCCGTTTGCGCAGAACCCGTTCGACCAAGCGTCTCCCTTCGACCAGTCGTCTGCCTACGACGACGGTGAGGTTATCGACGTGACCCCCGACGAGTCGGAGACGCACGAGTCGGACCGACGACGAATGAATTGA
- the serS gene encoding serine--tRNA ligase: MLDINFIRDNAEAVKEGAKNKGFDVDVDRLLELDEKRRELIQENEAVRQRRNEVASAIPRASNEERPELIEEGKELKEKLQTLDDDLNAVKEDYEKLLLMVPNVPLPEVPVGETDEDNVELRSYGEPTEFDFEPRDHEELGELLDIIDKERAIKFAGSRAYLLKGAGALLEMAVMRLAMDIMVEQGFEPVLGPVMVNEGAMTGTGFFPYGREDTYHLERDDKWLVGTSEVYLVSIHQDEILDLEDLPKLYTGYSPCFRREAGSAGADTRGVYRVHQFTKVEQVAIIPADKEKSREVHDMLMSNSEKLMQALDLPYRVAAACSGEIGLGQVLKHELETWMPSRNAYSETHSCSSLYDYQARRSGIRYRDEDGNIQYAYTLNNTLAASPRILIPILENYQREDGSVKVPEVLVPYMHGITRIEPKR, translated from the coding sequence ATGCTGGACATCAACTTCATTCGCGACAACGCCGAGGCCGTCAAAGAGGGCGCCAAGAACAAGGGCTTCGACGTCGACGTCGATCGATTGCTCGAGCTCGACGAGAAGCGCCGCGAGCTCATCCAGGAGAACGAGGCGGTGCGTCAGCGCCGAAACGAGGTCGCCTCGGCCATTCCGCGCGCCTCCAACGAGGAGCGCCCGGAGCTCATCGAAGAGGGCAAGGAGCTCAAAGAGAAGCTCCAAACCCTCGACGACGATCTCAACGCGGTCAAAGAGGACTACGAGAAGCTGTTGCTGATGGTCCCCAACGTGCCGCTGCCGGAAGTGCCCGTCGGCGAGACCGACGAGGACAACGTCGAGCTGCGCAGCTACGGCGAGCCGACCGAGTTCGACTTCGAGCCGCGTGACCACGAGGAACTCGGCGAGTTGCTCGACATCATCGACAAGGAGCGGGCCATCAAGTTCGCCGGCTCGCGCGCCTATCTACTCAAAGGCGCCGGTGCGCTGCTCGAGATGGCGGTGATGCGCCTGGCCATGGACATCATGGTCGAGCAGGGCTTCGAGCCGGTGCTCGGCCCGGTCATGGTCAACGAGGGCGCGATGACCGGCACGGGCTTCTTCCCGTACGGCCGCGAAGACACCTACCACCTCGAGCGCGACGACAAGTGGCTGGTGGGCACCAGCGAGGTCTACCTGGTGAGCATCCACCAGGACGAGATCCTCGACCTGGAAGATCTGCCGAAGCTCTACACCGGCTACAGCCCCTGCTTCCGCCGCGAGGCTGGCAGCGCCGGCGCCGACACCCGCGGCGTCTACCGCGTCCACCAATTCACCAAGGTCGAGCAGGTCGCCATCATCCCGGCCGACAAAGAGAAGTCGCGCGAAGTGCACGACATGCTCATGTCGAACTCCGAAAAGCTCATGCAGGCGCTCGACCTGCCGTACCGTGTCGCGGCGGCCTGCTCGGGCGAGATCGGCCTGGGTCAGGTGCTCAAGCACGAGCTCGAGACCTGGATGCCCTCGCGCAACGCCTACTCGGAGACCCACTCGTGCTCGAGCCTCTACGACTACCAGGCTCGCCGCTCGGGCATCCGCTACCGCGACGAAGACGGTAATATTCAGTACGCCTACACGCTCAACAACACGCTGGCGGCGAGCCCGCGCATTTTGATTCCGATTCTCGAGAACTATCAGCGGGAAGATGGAAGCGTGAAGGTGCCGGAGGTGTTGGTGCCGTATATGCACGGGATTACGCGGATTGAGCCGAAGAGGTGA
- the fsa gene encoding fructose-6-phosphate aldolase, which produces MKIFIDSANVDEIREAASLGLVDGVTTNPSLVAKSGRDFREVIEEICSLVDGPVSAEVTGLQADEMVAEGMEYAAWADNVIIKVPLTREGLKACKRLSSDGIGVNVTLCFSANQALLAAKAGATYISPFIGRLDDIGHDGMQLISDIVEIYNHYPNLETEVLVASVRHPRHVTEAAKLGADVATIPFPVLDKMLLHPKTDSGLEKFLKDWENAKS; this is translated from the coding sequence ATGAAGATCTTTATCGATAGCGCAAACGTCGACGAGATTCGCGAGGCGGCGAGTCTTGGCCTGGTGGACGGTGTGACCACCAACCCGAGCCTGGTTGCCAAGAGCGGCCGCGATTTCCGCGAAGTGATCGAAGAAATTTGCTCGCTGGTCGACGGCCCGGTCTCCGCCGAGGTCACCGGCCTGCAGGCTGACGAAATGGTCGCCGAGGGCATGGAGTATGCCGCTTGGGCCGACAACGTGATCATCAAGGTGCCGCTGACCCGTGAAGGCCTCAAGGCGTGCAAGCGTCTGAGCTCCGACGGCATCGGCGTCAACGTCACGCTGTGCTTCTCGGCCAACCAGGCGCTCCTGGCTGCCAAGGCCGGCGCGACCTACATCAGCCCGTTCATCGGCCGCCTCGACGATATCGGCCACGACGGCATGCAGCTCATCTCGGACATCGTCGAGATCTATAACCACTACCCGAACCTCGAGACCGAGGTTCTGGTCGCATCGGTGCGTCACCCGCGCCACGTGACCGAGGCTGCCAAGCTCGGCGCCGACGTCGCCACGATTCCTTTCCCCGTCCTCGACAAGATGCTCCTGCACCCCAAGACCGACTCGGGGCTGGAGAAGTTCCTGAAGGACTGGGAGAACGCTAAGTCGTAA
- a CDS encoding beta-propeller domain-containing protein — translation MNTRKTVVLIAATLMAWSLGACSPSDGDPGAAEHKDRYVGQTDFVSADGRNGDQTQDNTEGEDDGNFDGDTAAPGADEGGGRTVEEGDIYQVMASHDYVLNLNSYRGLQIIDFGDPSNPSIIGRVRVTGHPVEMYQVGDRVYVLMNNWRGYYGTRDDLLPTQYQGGMVMAVDVSDPQNPSVTGQAQVPGNIRTSRLTRGNNQEALFVVADDYNNGSETYVKSFTVSTQGQLTAKSELRFGGHIGDIQATPERLMVARNDYQSSTGYETQVSLIDISNPTGEMVEGDSVQVKGIVRNQFNMHIQGDVMRIVSAGSWAGSDTNHLETFDVSDIQNITPIDHDTFGDNQDLFATLFLEDRAFFVTYFRQDPFHAFSIDANGQAEEKSEFIVSGWNDYFQAVASNTRLIGIGKNDENGSTMAVSLYDITDLTNPHPLIERKEVDLDWSWSEANWDHRAYSVLEKGTRVTAPTGETETGLVLLPFSGWDDDEDRYVSAVQIFTFSNNTLTLRGTMDHGSRVRRSFVADRAAHTTANLSEQELSLFNTSDPDSPQELGRVELAPNYNGFWIFGNHGVRRQSSRNYYYYYSNDAGETDTLEVVGLAGDPDTAQSLAEVEIPSNAQVYKVDDLLVTATLHQIDNASSNQRRYETEINVWDFSTPTAPTFRGSLTTDQIQSSYYRDYGYAEDCYDCGYWYGSVDGRVVDDGLVFVSAETERERVGTMHYRYIHPDNDDRYNACWDNGERQACTYLVGGISCRQTERLDGTMEPEVCEGTIRECTRDENGQTDCVDIDASTIETEERTHSYDQYRYWRHYDLQALDLRNPAQPTLGASVEMPDSEDDVNLLARGNDIYITHRESTRVPNDNRPYVRYFFKKIDFSSLSNPQVAAPVNIPGQLIEVDGDTIITRDSLWGENIVETSINKLVVHNGLAYLKGTKRYRDREVNQVALDGAGHVLVSHRLGWRVAYDEHGSSYYEEADRSNYLSVLDMQTNSLPELADFEVDRWANLQDARAGRALFSIPGGLLVVNLNNPAAPYAQAYFPTRGWPRDITVHNGDVYFAGGYYGMYKFGLNETNLSAQ, via the coding sequence ATGAATACGAGAAAGACCGTCGTGCTAATCGCGGCCACCCTGATGGCATGGTCTCTGGGGGCATGCTCGCCGTCGGACGGCGACCCCGGCGCCGCGGAGCACAAGGACCGCTACGTCGGCCAGACCGACTTCGTGTCGGCCGACGGCCGCAACGGCGACCAGACCCAGGACAACACCGAGGGCGAAGACGACGGCAACTTCGACGGCGACACCGCCGCCCCCGGCGCCGACGAAGGCGGCGGGCGCACCGTCGAAGAAGGCGACATCTACCAGGTGATGGCCAGCCACGATTACGTGCTCAACCTGAACAGCTATCGCGGCCTGCAGATCATCGACTTTGGCGACCCGTCGAACCCCTCCATCATCGGCCGCGTGCGCGTCACCGGCCACCCGGTCGAGATGTACCAGGTCGGCGACCGCGTCTACGTGCTCATGAACAACTGGCGCGGCTACTACGGCACGCGTGACGACCTTCTGCCGACCCAATATCAGGGCGGCATGGTCATGGCCGTCGACGTGAGCGACCCGCAAAACCCCTCGGTCACCGGCCAGGCGCAGGTCCCCGGCAATATCCGCACCAGCCGATTGACCCGCGGCAACAACCAGGAAGCGCTCTTCGTGGTCGCCGACGACTACAACAACGGCTCGGAGACCTACGTCAAAAGCTTCACCGTCTCGACCCAGGGCCAGCTGACCGCCAAGAGCGAGCTTCGCTTCGGCGGCCACATCGGCGACATCCAGGCGACCCCCGAGCGGCTGATGGTCGCGCGCAACGACTACCAGAGCAGCACGGGCTACGAGACCCAGGTCTCGCTCATCGACATCAGCAACCCCACCGGCGAGATGGTCGAGGGCGACTCGGTGCAGGTCAAAGGCATCGTGCGCAACCAGTTCAACATGCATATCCAGGGCGACGTGATGCGCATCGTGTCGGCCGGCAGCTGGGCGGGCTCGGACACCAACCACCTCGAGACCTTCGACGTCTCCGACATCCAGAACATCACGCCCATCGACCACGACACCTTCGGCGACAACCAGGACCTGTTCGCCACCCTCTTCCTCGAAGACCGCGCCTTCTTCGTCACTTACTTCCGCCAAGACCCGTTCCACGCGTTCTCCATCGACGCCAACGGCCAGGCCGAAGAAAAATCCGAGTTCATCGTCTCGGGCTGGAACGACTACTTCCAGGCCGTCGCCAGCAATACGCGCCTTATCGGCATCGGCAAAAACGACGAGAACGGCAGCACGATGGCCGTCAGCCTGTACGACATCACCGACCTGACCAACCCGCACCCGCTCATCGAGCGCAAAGAGGTCGACCTCGACTGGAGCTGGTCGGAGGCGAACTGGGACCACCGCGCCTACTCGGTGCTCGAGAAGGGAACGCGGGTGACCGCGCCCACCGGCGAGACCGAGACCGGCCTGGTCCTGCTCCCCTTTAGCGGCTGGGACGACGACGAAGACCGCTACGTCTCGGCGGTCCAGATCTTCACCTTCTCGAACAACACGCTCACCCTGCGCGGCACGATGGACCACGGCTCGCGCGTTCGTCGAAGCTTCGTGGCCGACCGCGCGGCCCACACCACCGCCAACCTGTCGGAGCAGGAGCTCAGCCTCTTCAACACCTCCGACCCCGACTCGCCCCAGGAGCTTGGCCGCGTCGAACTCGCCCCCAATTACAACGGCTTCTGGATCTTCGGAAACCACGGCGTGCGCCGCCAGAGCAGCCGAAACTACTACTATTACTACAGCAACGACGCCGGCGAGACCGACACCCTCGAGGTCGTCGGCCTGGCGGGCGACCCGGACACCGCCCAGTCCTTGGCCGAGGTCGAAATCCCGAGCAACGCCCAGGTCTACAAGGTCGACGACCTGCTCGTGACCGCCACGCTGCACCAGATCGACAATGCGTCGAGCAACCAGCGCCGCTACGAGACCGAGATCAACGTGTGGGACTTCAGCACCCCGACCGCCCCGACCTTCCGCGGCTCCCTGACCACCGACCAGATCCAGAGCTCGTACTACCGTGACTACGGCTACGCCGAGGACTGCTACGACTGCGGCTACTGGTACGGAAGCGTCGACGGCCGCGTCGTCGACGACGGCCTGGTCTTCGTGAGCGCCGAAACCGAGCGCGAGCGCGTCGGCACGATGCACTACCGCTACATCCACCCCGACAACGACGACCGGTACAACGCGTGCTGGGACAACGGCGAGCGCCAGGCGTGCACCTACCTGGTCGGCGGCATCAGCTGCCGGCAGACCGAGCGCCTCGACGGCACCATGGAGCCGGAGGTCTGCGAGGGCACCATCCGCGAGTGCACCCGCGACGAGAACGGCCAGACCGACTGCGTCGACATCGACGCGTCGACCATCGAGACCGAGGAGCGCACCCACAGCTACGACCAGTACCGCTACTGGAGGCACTACGACCTGCAGGCCCTCGACCTTCGCAACCCCGCCCAGCCGACCCTGGGTGCCAGCGTCGAGATGCCCGACAGCGAGGACGACGTCAACTTGTTGGCGCGCGGCAACGACATCTATATCACCCACCGCGAGTCGACCCGCGTGCCCAACGACAACCGCCCCTACGTGCGCTACTTCTTCAAGAAGATCGACTTTAGCAGCCTGTCGAACCCGCAGGTGGCCGCGCCGGTCAACATCCCCGGCCAGCTCATCGAGGTCGACGGCGACACGATAATCACCCGCGACTCCCTGTGGGGCGAGAACATCGTCGAGACCTCCATCAACAAGCTCGTGGTCCACAACGGCCTGGCCTACCTGAAGGGCACCAAGCGCTACCGCGACCGCGAGGTCAACCAGGTCGCCCTCGACGGCGCCGGCCACGTGCTGGTCAGCCACCGCCTGGGCTGGCGCGTCGCCTACGACGAGCACGGCTCGAGCTACTACGAGGAAGCCGACCGCTCCAACTACCTGTCGGTGCTCGACATGCAGACCAACAGCCTGCCCGAGCTCGCCGACTTCGAGGTCGACCGCTGGGCGAACCTCCAAGACGCCCGCGCCGGCCGCGCCCTCTTCTCGATTCCGGGCGGCCTGCTCGTCGTCAACCTCAACAACCCCGCCGCCCCCTACGCCCAGGCCTACTTCCCCACCCGCGGCTGGCCGCGCGACATCACCGTCCACAACGGCGACGTCTACTTCGCCGGCGGCTACTACGGCATGTACAAGTTCGGCCTCAACGAGACGAACTTGAGCGCGCAATAA
- the ruvX gene encoding Holliday junction resolvase RuvX translates to MAPASPYIGLDVGTKRIGVAKSDRSGKIAMPHETVDVGRRHAAAEQIAALIEESECHTVVVGWPLTLEGAEGRAVRRVEKFIERLEAALEQTDASPEIVPWDERLTTTAAETFLIGADVSRRRRKKVVDQIAASHILQGYLDSLSDSQ, encoded by the coding sequence ATGGCCCCTGCGAGTCCTTACATAGGCTTAGATGTCGGCACCAAGCGTATCGGTGTGGCAAAATCCGATCGTAGCGGCAAAATCGCCATGCCGCACGAGACGGTCGACGTCGGGCGGCGCCACGCCGCGGCCGAGCAAATCGCCGCGCTGATCGAGGAGTCGGAGTGCCACACGGTGGTCGTCGGCTGGCCACTGACGCTCGAAGGCGCCGAGGGCAGGGCTGTGCGCCGCGTGGAGAAATTCATCGAGCGCCTCGAGGCCGCCCTCGAACAAACCGACGCGTCGCCCGAAATCGTCCCGTGGGACGAGCGATTGACGACCACGGCGGCCGAGACGTTTTTGATCGGCGCCGACGTCTCGCGTCGACGCCGCAAGAAGGTCGTCGATCAAATCGCGGCCAGCCATATTTTGCAGGGCTACCTCGATTCCCTGAGCGATTCGCAGTGA